A DNA window from Candidatus Sulfidibacterium hydrothermale contains the following coding sequences:
- a CDS encoding non-canonical purine NTP diphosphatase — MKRIIFATNNQHKLDEVKALSQGLIEIISLKELGFQGTIPETGQTLAENASQKARFIYEKYGQDCFADDTGLEVEALGGAPGVYSARYAGENATYEQNTEKLLKELQGIENRKACFKTVVSLILDGKEYFFEGKVEGIILPHRTGNGGFGYDPVFLPDGYQETFALMPLETKNKISHRGRAMVKLIRFLQEHIKS; from the coding sequence ATGAAGAGAATTATTTTTGCCACCAACAACCAACACAAACTGGATGAAGTAAAAGCCCTTTCACAGGGACTGATTGAAATCATCTCATTAAAGGAATTGGGATTCCAGGGAACAATTCCTGAAACAGGCCAAACCCTTGCCGAAAACGCTTCCCAAAAAGCCCGTTTCATTTATGAAAAATATGGTCAGGATTGCTTTGCAGACGATACCGGACTGGAAGTAGAGGCCCTTGGCGGAGCCCCCGGCGTTTATTCTGCCCGGTATGCCGGAGAAAACGCCACTTACGAACAAAACACCGAAAAACTCTTAAAAGAACTTCAGGGAATTGAAAACCGAAAAGCCTGCTTTAAAACAGTTGTTTCATTAATTCTGGACGGGAAAGAATACTTTTTTGAAGGAAAAGTAGAGGGAATCATTTTACCTCATCGCACCGGCAACGGAGGTTTTGGTTACGATCCGGTTTTCCTTCCCGACGGATATCAGGAAACTTTTGCCCTGATGCCTTTGGAAACCAAAAACAAGATCAGCCATCGTGGACGTGCCATGGTCAAACTCATCCGGTTTCTTCAGGAGCACATCAAATCATAA
- a CDS encoding enoyl-ACP reductase FabI encodes MSYNLLKGKKGIIFGALDSNSIAWKTAEKAYEEGAVFTLSNTPTALRFGQLNELAEKCNAEVIAADATNVDDLMHVFERSMEVLGGKVDFVLHSIGMSLNVRKKRVYNDLNYNYLQKTLDISAISFHKMLQVAYKLDAINEWGSVVALSYIAAQRVLYGYNDMADAKALLESIARSFGYIYGRERKVRVNTISQSPTKTTAGSGVKGFDGLMDFTHRMSPLGNADAEECANYCVVMFSDLTRKVTMQNLYHDGGFSSMGMSLKAMAMYNKSLGIDLGIELPEDLE; translated from the coding sequence ATGTCATACAATTTATTAAAAGGAAAAAAAGGAATTATTTTCGGTGCACTCGATTCAAATTCCATTGCCTGGAAAACAGCCGAAAAGGCTTATGAAGAAGGCGCCGTTTTTACCCTGAGCAACACGCCCACAGCTTTGCGTTTTGGTCAGCTGAACGAACTGGCAGAGAAATGCAATGCCGAAGTCATTGCTGCCGACGCCACCAACGTGGATGATTTGATGCATGTTTTTGAACGTTCCATGGAAGTTTTGGGCGGAAAAGTAGATTTTGTGCTGCATTCCATTGGCATGTCACTCAATGTGCGCAAAAAACGGGTTTATAACGATTTGAATTACAATTACCTTCAAAAAACGCTGGATATTTCAGCCATCTCTTTCCATAAAATGCTGCAGGTAGCGTACAAACTGGATGCCATTAACGAATGGGGTTCGGTGGTAGCGCTTTCCTATATTGCAGCCCAACGTGTACTTTACGGTTATAACGATATGGCCGATGCCAAAGCTTTGCTCGAATCCATTGCCCGCAGCTTCGGTTACATTTACGGTCGTGAAAGAAAAGTCAGAGTAAACACCATCTCGCAATCACCCACCAAAACCACGGCAGGTTCCGGGGTAAAAGGTTTCGACGGATTGATGGACTTCACTCATCGCATGTCGCCATTAGGCAACGCCGATGCCGAAGAATGTGCCAATTACTGCGTGGTGATGTTCAGCGATCTGACGCGCAAAGTAACCATGCAAAACCTGTATCATGATGGCGGATTTTCCAGCATGGGAATGAGCCTGAAAGCCATGGCCATGTACAACAAAAGTCTGGGGATCGATTTAGGCATTGAGTTGCCCGAAGATCTGGAGTAG
- a CDS encoding DUF2202 domain-containing protein, translating to MKKLQKMKKVFSLLFTGILFIGSSVFITSCDKTSDSVDLSTLTEKSEVVTSDDSTMLLQMREEEKLARDVYDALYEKWGAKVFDNISNAEQKHMDAVKMLLDTLGIPDPALPEPGQFSNPELQDLYTTLVNQGSTSLVDALKVGATIEDLDIYDLEKFVQETDNELIQEVFQFLTCGSRNHMRAFVSQLAAEGETYTPSYISQTEFDDIINSAHERCGLSFSSSFSSSSSYNCDSSNYYSSDTLVYAPLTPEDSVMLLQMREEEKLARDVYDALYEKWGAQVFDNISNAEQTHMDAILSLLEAYNIPDPALPEPGEFSNSTLQDLYQTLVEKGSTSLVDALTVGATIEDLDIYDLEEFSTKTTNEAILATFSRLTCGSRNHMRAFVSQLTANGATYTPAYISQEEFDDIINSSGEHCGR from the coding sequence TCTCCCTCTTATTCACCGGTATACTGTTTATCGGTAGTAGCGTATTTATCACAAGCTGCGACAAAACTTCTGACAGCGTTGACCTTTCCACTCTTACTGAAAAGAGTGAAGTTGTTACCAGCGACGACTCCACCATGCTTCTGCAAATGCGTGAAGAAGAAAAACTGGCACGAGACGTATATGATGCTTTGTATGAAAAATGGGGAGCTAAAGTCTTTGATAATATTTCCAATGCTGAACAAAAACACATGGATGCCGTTAAAATGTTGTTAGATACATTAGGTATTCCTGATCCTGCTTTGCCAGAACCTGGTCAATTCTCCAATCCTGAATTACAGGACCTGTACACTACGCTTGTTAATCAGGGCAGCACCTCATTGGTTGATGCGTTGAAAGTAGGTGCTACCATTGAAGATCTCGATATTTACGATCTGGAAAAATTTGTCCAGGAAACCGATAACGAACTGATTCAGGAAGTATTTCAGTTTTTGACCTGTGGCTCACGTAACCACATGCGGGCTTTCGTATCGCAACTGGCAGCAGAAGGCGAAACTTATACCCCATCATATATTTCCCAAACAGAGTTTGATGACATCATTAACAGTGCACATGAACGTTGCGGGCTCTCATTTTCTTCTTCTTTTTCTTCCTCATCTTCCTATAACTGCGACAGCTCCAATTACTACTCCTCTGACACCTTGGTTTATGCTCCGCTGACTCCTGAAGATTCCGTCATGTTACTGCAAATGCGTGAAGAAGAAAAACTGGCCCGTGATGTTTATGATGCATTGTACGAAAAATGGGGTGCTCAGGTATTCGACAACATCTCAAATGCTGAACAAACACACATGGATGCTATTTTGAGCCTTCTCGAAGCTTACAACATTCCGGATCCGGCTTTACCCGAACCGGGTGAGTTTAGCAACAGTACCTTGCAGGATCTTTACCAAACCTTAGTTGAAAAAGGTTCAACATCACTGGTAGATGCCTTAACCGTAGGTGCCACCATCGAAGATCTTGATATCTATGACCTGGAAGAATTCAGTACAAAAACAACCAACGAAGCTATCCTGGCAACATTTAGCCGCCTCACCTGCGGTTCACGCAATCACATGCGGGCTTTCGTATCGCAACTGACAGCTAATGGAGCTACCTACACTCCGGCTTACATCTCCCAGGAAGAATTCGACGACATTATTAACAGCAGTGGAGAACACTGCGGCAGATAA